In Candidatus Methylomirabilota bacterium, a genomic segment contains:
- a CDS encoding TRAP transporter fused permease subunit has product MTDPATPGPAGPQPAEPAEGPRVARGSRAGRTASIILVVASLFHLYAAGYGGVSAMTLRTVHWTLLSVAIFLLYRARRARRGQPGTWLDGLWAGTALVSGGYIFWVWPDRMFLLESLSPLDIAMGLIMVVVVLEGARRSLGTLLPAVSFLFLAYACLGPWMPGWLAHKGYGIERIVEELYITTGGIYGIPIAASATYILLFVLFGAFLTTSGGGQMVIDLAHAVAGRFRGGPAKTAVVSSGLMGMISGSPVANVVTTGTFTIPLMKRTGYTSVQAGAIEACASTGGMFTPPIMGAAAFIIAEFMGVPYVRIIAAAAIPAFLFYLAVFLFVDLEAVKRGLRGLPREQLPPLRSALRGRLHVIVPLVVLVGALVIGYSPMKSAFWSILLIVALGLPRRATRMGLGKLYDALESGAANTLSVAAACACAGIIVGVVGLTGVGVKFSSVLLRVTEHAAAAAPVFEAFGVPSALAVDTSVFLTSLAALTLGAIAGLVLGCGMPPTAVYIILASLTIPAMTTALQPINTVNAELAAHFFAFYFSTIAAITPPVALAAYAAASLSGGDPFRTGLMACKVGLVGFVVPYMFAYSPELLLEGPWAAILGALATASIGVVCLAAGTHGFLWRPLAGWARATLVVAGLLLIKPGLWTDLAGFGLGLLGFTLGGRRATVAIASPSSSATR; this is encoded by the coding sequence GTGACGGACCCGGCGACACCTGGCCCCGCCGGCCCCCAGCCGGCGGAGCCGGCCGAGGGGCCTCGGGTAGCGCGCGGGAGCCGGGCGGGACGGACCGCCTCCATCATCCTGGTGGTCGCCTCGCTGTTCCACCTCTACGCCGCCGGCTACGGTGGCGTCTCGGCTATGACGCTGCGGACGGTGCACTGGACGCTGCTGTCCGTGGCCATCTTCCTCCTCTACCGCGCCCGGCGGGCCCGGCGCGGTCAGCCCGGCACCTGGCTCGACGGTCTCTGGGCCGGGACCGCCCTCGTCTCCGGCGGCTACATCTTCTGGGTCTGGCCGGACCGCATGTTCCTGCTCGAGTCGCTGTCGCCGCTCGACATCGCCATGGGCCTGATCATGGTCGTGGTGGTGCTGGAGGGCGCGCGCCGGTCGCTGGGGACGCTGCTGCCGGCCGTGTCGTTCCTGTTCCTGGCCTACGCCTGCCTGGGCCCGTGGATGCCCGGCTGGCTCGCCCACAAGGGATACGGCATCGAGCGCATCGTGGAGGAGCTCTACATCACCACCGGGGGCATCTACGGCATCCCCATCGCCGCCTCGGCCACCTACATCCTGCTCTTCGTGCTCTTCGGGGCGTTTCTCACCACGTCGGGCGGCGGCCAGATGGTCATCGACCTGGCCCACGCCGTGGCCGGCCGGTTCCGTGGCGGCCCGGCCAAGACCGCGGTGGTCTCCAGCGGGCTCATGGGGATGATCTCCGGCTCTCCGGTGGCCAACGTGGTGACGACGGGCACGTTCACCATCCCGCTGATGAAGCGCACCGGCTATACGTCGGTGCAGGCCGGCGCCATCGAGGCCTGCGCCTCGACCGGCGGCATGTTCACGCCGCCGATCATGGGCGCCGCCGCGTTCATCATCGCCGAGTTCATGGGCGTACCCTACGTGCGCATCATCGCCGCGGCCGCCATCCCGGCCTTCCTCTTCTATCTGGCCGTGTTCCTGTTCGTGGACCTGGAGGCCGTGAAGCGCGGCCTGCGCGGGCTACCGCGCGAGCAGCTGCCTCCGCTGCGTAGCGCGCTCCGGGGCCGTCTGCACGTCATCGTTCCCCTCGTCGTCCTCGTCGGCGCGCTCGTCATCGGCTACAGCCCCATGAAGTCGGCGTTCTGGTCGATCCTGCTCATCGTGGCGTTGGGCTTGCCGCGGCGGGCCACGCGCATGGGGCTGGGGAAGCTCTACGACGCGCTCGAGTCCGGGGCCGCCAACACGCTGTCCGTCGCCGCGGCCTGCGCGTGCGCCGGCATCATCGTCGGCGTGGTGGGCCTCACCGGCGTGGGCGTGAAGTTCTCCTCCGTGCTCCTGAGGGTCACCGAGCACGCGGCGGCCGCGGCCCCGGTCTTCGAAGCCTTCGGGGTGCCCTCTGCCCTGGCCGTGGACACCAGCGTGTTCCTCACCTCGCTGGCCGCGCTCACGCTCGGCGCCATCGCCGGGCTGGTGCTCGGCTGCGGCATGCCGCCGACAGCCGTCTACATCATCCTGGCCTCGCTGACGATCCCCGCCATGACGACGGCGCTGCAGCCCATCAACACGGTCAACGCCGAGCTGGCGGCGCATTTCTTCGCCTTCTACTTCTCCACCATCGCGGCCATCACCCCGCCGGTGGCGCTGGCCGCCTACGCCGCGGCCAGCCTGTCGGGCGGCGACCCCTTCCGGACCGGGCTCATGGCCTGCAAGGTGGGCCTGGTGGGCTTCGTCGTGCCCTACATGTTCGCCTATTCGCCCGAGCTGCTCCTCGAGGGCCCGTGGGCGGCCATTCTTGGCGCCCTCGCGACGGCCTCGATCGGCGTCGTCTGCCTGGCCGCGGGAACTCACGGCTTCCTGTGGCGGCCGCTGGCCGGCTGGGCGCGCGCGACGCTGGTGGTGGCCGGCCTCCTGCTGATCAAGCCCGGCCTCTGGACCGATCTGGCGGGTTTCGGGCTGGGCCTGCTCGGCTTCACGCTGGGCGGGCGGCGCGCCACGGTGGCGATCGCCTCGCCGTCGTCGAGCGCGACGCGCTGA
- a CDS encoding ABC transporter substrate-binding protein — protein sequence MSALARIAVPDLVTNSYFPALAAEELGFYRAEGLDARVELVGPAPRAMAALRDGEVDFVVTGAHTALSAFPGFKGAKLAVAVAQGTPWLLVLRADLPVRRGDVGAVKGLRIGAAPGPEAALVRLLAEAGVDPARDGVQVVRVPGAERPGASFGVLAAEALRQGLLDGFWANALGSETAVRQGVGRIVVDVRRGDGPPSARDFTFAALVVTDALVARDPERVAAAVRGIVAAQRALRADPARAAEVGRRRFPLAAADMIAALVERDLPFYDPAISESSVAAMSAFARALGLVTAPLAYADVVATGFRPLWVR from the coding sequence ATGAGCGCGCTCGCCCGCATCGCCGTGCCCGATCTCGTCACCAACTCCTATTTCCCCGCCCTGGCGGCCGAGGAGCTGGGCTTCTATCGCGCCGAAGGGCTCGACGCCCGCGTGGAGCTGGTGGGGCCGGCCCCACGGGCGATGGCGGCCCTGCGGGACGGGGAGGTCGATTTCGTGGTGACCGGCGCGCACACGGCGCTCAGCGCGTTTCCCGGCTTCAAGGGGGCGAAGCTGGCGGTGGCGGTCGCCCAGGGCACGCCGTGGCTGCTCGTGCTGCGCGCCGACCTTCCCGTCCGGCGCGGCGACGTGGGCGCGGTGAAGGGGCTGCGGATCGGCGCCGCCCCGGGGCCCGAGGCCGCGCTCGTGCGCCTGCTGGCCGAGGCCGGCGTCGATCCCGCGCGCGACGGCGTGCAGGTCGTCCGCGTGCCCGGCGCCGAGCGTCCCGGCGCCTCTTTCGGCGTCCTGGCGGCCGAGGCGCTGCGCCAGGGGCTGCTCGACGGCTTCTGGGCCAACGCGCTGGGCAGCGAGACGGCGGTGCGCCAGGGCGTGGGCCGCATCGTCGTCGACGTCCGCCGTGGCGACGGTCCTCCGTCGGCGCGCGACTTCACGTTCGCCGCCCTCGTCGTCACCGACGCTCTCGTCGCCCGCGATCCCGAGCGCGTGGCGGCTGCGGTGCGCGGGATCGTGGCCGCCCAGCGGGCGCTCCGCGCCGATCCGGCGCGCGCGGCCGAGGTCGGGCGGCGCCGGTTCCCGCTGGCGGCGGCCGACATGATCGCCGCTCTGGTGGAGCGGGACCTGCCGTTCTACGATCCCGCGATCTCGGAATCGTCGGTGGCCGCCATGAGCGCCTTCGCTCGCGCCCTGGGGCTGGTCACGGCGCCGCTCGCCTACGCGGACGTCGTGGCCACCGGCTTCCGCCCGCTCTGGGTCCGCTAG
- a CDS encoding xanthine dehydrogenase family protein molybdopterin-binding subunit has protein sequence MSDRPLRVVGHAVTRVDAIEKVTGRARYVTDLVLSGMAYAKVLRSPYPHARVRRVDLTRARARTGVVAALAGSDLSWCEPYFGPAFRDRPVLAIDVARYEGEPVAAVAAVDELTAAEALEQIEVEYDALPAALTLEEALRPGTPLVHTGEPLAGHFADLSSLRPERGTNICHRFSYARGDTAAALAGAHLVLEDTFHFPRVQHYAMEPNAAVAAWDETGALTVWAGTQNPYSVRVELAKMFGVPLSRIRIVVPHLGGGFGSKTYAKLEPLAAALARAAGRPVRLAATAAEAFQTVRRCSARVTVRVGFARDGRLLAVACHADYDVGAYADIGPRVVQKGTYTATGPYRVPHVALEARAVYTNTTPGGAFRGFGVPQLAWALESLLDVAAERLDRDPVELRRQNLLAHGEEFAPGDTPIDGKLEESLGRAAQAIGWTQAAAADRGRGVAAMLKASIAPSVSEAIVRLHADGSVTVLASTVEMGQGARTALAQIAAEVLAVPIARVTVAPPDTAITPYDQTTSSSRSTNMTGRAVQEAAADVRDQLLRIVADHLAVPVRELGLDESAVVAGSRRLGYPEVLALRFGMTGGELIGRGVVAPGRTGAPLGGSTPFWEMAVGAAEVSLDEETGALTVERYVSVADVGRAINPLILEGQDEGAVAQGLGHTLFEEMAYGDGHLLNGTLLAYRVPRAEDVPAQLECGFVQNGDGSGPFGAKGAGEGSLIPVGPAVSNALARLAGIRLRELPLLPERVWRALRARGRRPPP, from the coding sequence GTGAGCGACCGGCCGCTGCGCGTCGTGGGGCACGCCGTCACGCGGGTGGACGCGATCGAGAAGGTCACGGGGCGCGCCCGCTATGTCACCGACCTCGTCCTGTCCGGGATGGCCTACGCGAAGGTCCTGCGCTCGCCGTACCCGCACGCGCGCGTGCGCCGCGTGGACCTCACGCGCGCTCGCGCGCGGACGGGCGTCGTCGCGGCGCTGGCCGGCAGCGATCTGAGCTGGTGCGAGCCCTACTTCGGGCCGGCGTTCCGCGACCGCCCCGTGCTGGCCATCGACGTGGCGCGCTACGAGGGGGAGCCGGTGGCGGCGGTCGCCGCGGTGGACGAGCTGACCGCCGCCGAGGCCCTGGAGCAGATCGAGGTGGAGTACGACGCGCTGCCGGCCGCCCTCACGCTGGAGGAGGCCCTCCGACCCGGCACGCCACTGGTCCACACCGGGGAGCCGCTGGCCGGCCACTTCGCCGATCTGTCCAGCCTGAGACCCGAGCGCGGCACCAACATCTGCCATCGCTTCTCCTACGCCCGTGGCGATACCGCCGCGGCGCTGGCGGGTGCCCACCTGGTCCTGGAGGACACGTTCCACTTCCCGCGCGTGCAGCACTACGCCATGGAGCCGAACGCCGCCGTGGCCGCCTGGGACGAGACCGGAGCCCTGACCGTCTGGGCCGGTACCCAGAACCCCTACTCCGTGCGCGTGGAGCTGGCGAAGATGTTCGGCGTGCCGCTCTCGCGCATCCGCATCGTCGTCCCCCACCTGGGCGGCGGATTCGGCAGCAAGACCTACGCGAAGCTCGAGCCGCTGGCGGCCGCGCTGGCCCGCGCCGCCGGCCGTCCGGTGCGCCTGGCCGCCACGGCCGCGGAGGCGTTCCAGACGGTGCGCCGCTGCAGCGCCCGCGTCACCGTCCGCGTGGGGTTCGCCCGCGACGGCCGGCTGCTCGCCGTCGCGTGTCACGCCGACTACGACGTCGGCGCCTATGCCGACATCGGGCCGCGCGTCGTCCAGAAGGGCACCTACACGGCCACTGGCCCCTACCGCGTTCCCCACGTCGCGCTCGAAGCGCGGGCCGTCTACACCAACACCACGCCGGGCGGCGCGTTCAGGGGCTTCGGCGTTCCCCAGCTCGCCTGGGCCCTGGAATCGCTGCTCGACGTCGCCGCCGAGCGGCTCGATCGAGATCCGGTCGAGCTGCGTCGCCAGAACCTCCTGGCCCACGGCGAGGAGTTCGCGCCGGGGGACACGCCGATCGACGGCAAGCTGGAGGAGAGCCTGGGTCGCGCGGCGCAGGCCATCGGCTGGACGCAGGCCGCGGCGGCCGATCGCGGGCGGGGCGTGGCCGCCATGCTGAAGGCCTCCATCGCCCCCAGCGTGTCCGAAGCCATCGTGCGCCTGCACGCCGACGGCAGCGTCACCGTGCTGGCCAGCACCGTGGAGATGGGCCAGGGCGCGCGGACGGCGCTGGCGCAGATCGCCGCCGAGGTCCTGGCTGTGCCCATCGCCCGCGTCACCGTCGCGCCGCCCGACACGGCCATCACGCCCTACGATCAAACGACCAGCTCCAGCCGCTCGACGAACATGACGGGCCGCGCCGTGCAGGAGGCTGCGGCCGACGTGCGCGATCAGCTCCTGCGTATCGTCGCCGACCACCTGGCCGTGCCGGTTCGCGAGCTCGGACTGGATGAGAGCGCCGTCGTGGCCGGCAGCCGGCGCCTGGGGTATCCAGAGGTCCTGGCGCTCCGCTTCGGGATGACGGGCGGCGAGCTGATCGGGCGTGGCGTGGTGGCGCCCGGGCGGACCGGCGCCCCGCTCGGGGGCAGCACGCCGTTCTGGGAGATGGCCGTGGGGGCCGCGGAGGTCAGCCTCGACGAGGAGACGGGCGCGCTCACCGTCGAGCGCTATGTCTCGGTCGCCGACGTCGGGCGCGCCATCAACCCGCTGATCCTCGAGGGCCAGGACGAGGGGGCGGTCGCCCAGGGGCTCGGTCACACGCTGTTCGAGGAGATGGCGTACGGCGACGGCCACCTGCTCAACGGCACGCTGCTCGCCTACCGGGTGCCGCGGGCCGAGGACGTGCCGGCCCAGCTCGAGTGCGGCTTCGTGCAGAACGGCGACGGCAGCGGTCCCTTCGGGGCCAAAGGCGCGGGCGAGGGAAGCCTCATCCCCGTCGGTCCAGCCGTGTCGAACGCGCTGGCCCGGCTCGCCGGGATCCGGCTACGCGAGCTGCCGCTGCTGCCCGAACGGGTCTGGCGGGCCCTGCGGGCGCGGGGCCGGCGGCCGCCACCATGA
- a CDS encoding xanthine dehydrogenase family protein molybdopterin-binding subunit, producing MSERLFGASVRRREDARLVTGHGRYVADLTLPGMLHVAVHRSPQAHARVVKVDAQPARGQPGVKSVLLPADVAALGRLPLLVPHASLTAPVCAEILPQDVVSYAGQPVALVVAQSPEQAEDALGALRVEYATLPAVASLDDALRPDGPRVHPGGNVAACFTQRVGDPAGALTRADVVVKERFRLHRGAGMAMETRAIVARWEAELRQLTVWSTTQMPQLLRRLVARFLGLPEHAVRVVTQDIGGGFGPKGIVYPEDILVPFLARALGQPVRFVESRREHLLAVTQERDQWHEVELALTRDGQIVALRDTFVHDCGAFVSWGIIVPLITSVSVPGPYRVPNYEVTFTALYTNRVPVTPVRGAGRPQAVFVMERMLDLAAERLGLDRVAMRARNLIQPSEFPYDVGLVSRDGGPRRYDSGNYPECLRRLSEAVGWEGLVAEGQRARADGRWLGVGLALFVEDTGLGPWEGIRVRVDPAGQVFVFSGASSQGQSHETTLAQIVADGLSVPLDRVTVVPGDTAGIPYGVGTFASRIAVLASASAAQAAAEVRRKALAVAASQLEAAPADLVLDDGRIGVRGAPGRGLSLAEVATIASTPRPGYAMPSGQDPGLEASAYAPVSQSTYSSGAHAAVVEVDAETGAVRILRYVAVDDCGVVINPMIVEGQVHGGIAHGVGNALLEEVVYDGAGQLATGSLMDYALPRADQVPRLEVHHVVTPSPLNPLGVKGAGEGGTLPAPAAIANAVADALRPLGVAVTEIPLTSRQMWQCLRAARARRHAPSPS from the coding sequence ATGAGCGAGCGGCTCTTCGGCGCCAGCGTGCGGCGGCGCGAGGACGCGCGGCTCGTGACCGGCCACGGGCGCTACGTCGCGGACCTGACGTTGCCCGGGATGCTCCACGTGGCGGTTCACCGGAGCCCCCAGGCCCACGCCCGCGTCGTGAAGGTCGACGCTCAGCCGGCGCGAGGACAGCCGGGGGTGAAATCCGTCTTGCTCCCCGCGGACGTCGCCGCCCTGGGCCGCCTGCCCCTGCTCGTCCCACACGCGAGCCTGACGGCGCCGGTGTGCGCCGAGATCCTTCCCCAGGACGTCGTCTCCTACGCCGGCCAGCCGGTGGCTCTGGTCGTCGCCCAGAGCCCAGAGCAGGCCGAGGACGCGCTGGGGGCACTGCGGGTGGAGTACGCGACGCTGCCGGCCGTGGCCTCACTGGACGACGCGCTCCGGCCGGACGGGCCGCGCGTGCATCCCGGCGGCAACGTGGCGGCGTGCTTCACCCAGCGGGTCGGCGATCCGGCCGGCGCGCTGACGCGGGCCGACGTCGTCGTGAAGGAGCGCTTCCGCTTGCATCGCGGCGCCGGCATGGCGATGGAGACGCGGGCGATCGTCGCGCGGTGGGAGGCCGAGCTCCGCCAGCTCACGGTGTGGTCCACGACGCAGATGCCTCAGCTGCTGCGCCGGCTGGTGGCTCGCTTCCTCGGGCTGCCCGAGCATGCCGTGCGCGTCGTGACACAGGACATCGGCGGCGGCTTCGGTCCCAAGGGCATCGTCTATCCGGAGGACATCCTGGTGCCCTTCCTGGCCCGCGCGCTCGGCCAGCCCGTGCGCTTCGTGGAGAGCCGGCGCGAGCACTTGCTGGCCGTCACCCAGGAGCGGGATCAGTGGCACGAAGTCGAGCTCGCGCTCACCCGTGACGGGCAGATCGTGGCGCTGCGCGACACGTTCGTCCACGACTGCGGGGCCTTCGTGTCCTGGGGTATCATCGTCCCGCTCATCACCTCGGTGAGCGTGCCCGGGCCCTACCGCGTGCCCAACTACGAGGTGACCTTCACCGCGCTGTACACGAACCGGGTGCCTGTCACGCCGGTGCGGGGCGCCGGGCGTCCGCAGGCCGTCTTCGTGATGGAGCGCATGCTCGACCTCGCCGCCGAGCGCCTGGGGCTGGACCGTGTCGCCATGCGCGCGCGCAACCTGATCCAGCCAAGCGAGTTCCCCTACGACGTCGGCCTCGTCTCCCGCGACGGCGGCCCCCGGCGCTACGACAGCGGCAACTATCCCGAGTGCCTGCGGCGGCTCAGTGAGGCGGTGGGGTGGGAGGGGCTGGTGGCCGAGGGCCAGCGGGCGCGGGCCGACGGGCGGTGGCTCGGCGTCGGCCTGGCCCTCTTCGTCGAGGACACCGGGCTCGGGCCCTGGGAAGGCATCCGCGTCCGCGTCGATCCCGCGGGCCAGGTGTTCGTGTTCTCGGGGGCGTCGAGCCAGGGACAATCCCACGAGACCACGCTCGCGCAGATCGTGGCGGACGGGCTCTCCGTGCCGCTCGATCGCGTCACCGTCGTGCCGGGCGACACCGCCGGAATCCCCTACGGCGTCGGCACGTTCGCCAGCCGGATCGCCGTGCTGGCCAGCGCCTCGGCGGCCCAGGCCGCTGCCGAGGTGCGACGCAAGGCGCTGGCGGTGGCGGCCAGCCAGCTCGAGGCCGCGCCCGCCGACCTGGTGCTCGACGATGGACGGATCGGCGTACGCGGCGCGCCCGGACGCGGGCTCAGTCTGGCCGAGGTGGCCACGATCGCCTCGACGCCCCGCCCCGGCTACGCCATGCCCTCGGGGCAGGACCCGGGGCTGGAGGCCTCGGCCTACGCGCCGGTATCCCAGTCGACCTACTCGAGCGGCGCCCACGCCGCCGTGGTCGAGGTCGACGCGGAGACCGGCGCAGTCAGGATCCTGCGCTACGTCGCCGTCGACGACTGCGGCGTGGTCATCAATCCGATGATCGTCGAGGGCCAGGTGCACGGAGGCATCGCTCACGGCGTGGGCAATGCGCTGCTCGAGGAGGTCGTCTACGACGGGGCCGGCCAGCTCGCTACCGGCAGCCTGATGGACTACGCGCTACCGCGGGCCGACCAGGTGCCCCGGCTCGAAGTGCACCATGTCGTCACGCCGTCGCCGCTCAACCCGCTCGGCGTCAAGGGCGCGGGGGAAGGCGGCACGCTGCCGGCGCCGGCGGCCATCGCCAACGCGGTCGCAGATGCGCTCCGCCCGCTCGGGGTGGCCGTGACCGAGATTCCGCTCACAAGCCGGCAGATGTGGCAATGCCTGCGCGCGGCCAGGGCTCGCCGCCACGCTCCCAGCCCGTCTTGA
- a CDS encoding S1C family serine protease, which produces MAVALVASLLAILLWAPAALAAKNEPNPTPPAAHPQPKRTVDALSVVKLRSKAVADARSNKTLGSVREGTGVVLDAQGLVLTIGYLILEAESVELSTADGTSFPATVVAYDSATGFGLLRSLRPLPIRPITIGQSSSIAAREPVLIVGFDGVAPAVVVSRRQFVGYWEYLLDEAIYTAPATVNWSGAALLSREGTLLGIGSLSVNDAMGPDSQLPGNMFVPIDLLKPLLGELVAHGKSSARPRPWLGVQTREVEGNVIVTRVSPESPADAAAIRPGDVIVRLAGRVIKGQADFYVRLWSHGEAGVEVPLEVLRDGGLQPVTVKSIDREKYYRPRPTF; this is translated from the coding sequence ATGGCTGTCGCGCTGGTCGCTTCCCTGCTCGCCATCCTGCTGTGGGCGCCTGCCGCGCTCGCGGCGAAAAACGAGCCGAACCCCACGCCTCCGGCGGCCCATCCGCAGCCGAAGCGGACCGTCGATGCGCTGTCGGTGGTGAAGCTGCGCAGCAAGGCCGTCGCCGACGCCCGCTCCAACAAGACGCTGGGGTCGGTGCGGGAAGGCACCGGCGTGGTGCTCGACGCCCAGGGGCTGGTGCTCACCATCGGGTACTTGATCCTGGAAGCGGAGTCGGTGGAGCTCTCGACGGCGGACGGCACGTCGTTCCCGGCGACCGTGGTGGCCTACGACAGCGCGACCGGCTTCGGTCTCCTGCGATCGCTGCGGCCGCTACCGATCAGGCCGATCACGATCGGCCAGTCGTCGAGCATCGCCGCCCGCGAGCCGGTGCTCATCGTCGGCTTCGACGGAGTGGCTCCCGCGGTGGTCGTCTCCCGCCGGCAGTTCGTGGGCTACTGGGAGTACCTGCTCGACGAGGCGATCTATACCGCGCCGGCCACGGTCAACTGGAGCGGCGCCGCCCTGCTCAGCCGGGAGGGCACGCTGCTGGGCATCGGCTCGTTGTCGGTGAACGACGCCATGGGCCCCGACAGCCAGCTGCCTGGCAACATGTTCGTGCCCATCGACCTGCTCAAGCCGTTGCTGGGAGAGCTGGTGGCTCACGGCAAGTCCAGCGCGCGCCCGCGACCGTGGCTCGGCGTTCAGACCCGCGAGGTCGAGGGCAACGTCATCGTGACCCGGGTCTCCCCAGAGAGCCCCGCCGATGCGGCGGCCATCCGGCCGGGCGATGTCATCGTTCGCCTCGCGGGCCGAGTCATCAAGGGTCAGGCGGATTTCTACGTTCGCCTGTGGTCGCACGGCGAGGCGGGCGTCGAAGTACCGCTCGAGGTCTTGCGGGACGGTGGGCTGCAGCCCGTCACGGTCAAATCGATCGACCGTGAGAAGTACTACCGGCCTCGACCCACCTTCTGA
- a CDS encoding (2Fe-2S)-binding protein, which translates to MIDGAPAGAQIRLTVNGRPHDLEVAPHDLLLDVLRDRLDLKGAKRSCDTQVCGACTVLVDGLAVSACTYLAIEADGRAVLTVEGLAEGDQLHPLQRAFVERGAVQCGFCTAGMLLTAKALLDEAPAPSREDVVHHLRGSLCRCTGYRKIVEAILAAAGTPETP; encoded by the coding sequence ATGATCGACGGGGCCCCGGCCGGCGCGCAGATCCGGCTCACCGTCAACGGGCGACCGCACGACCTCGAAGTCGCGCCGCACGACCTGCTGCTCGACGTGCTGCGCGATCGGCTCGATCTCAAGGGCGCCAAGCGCTCGTGCGATACGCAGGTGTGCGGCGCCTGCACGGTCCTGGTCGATGGCCTCGCCGTCAGCGCCTGCACCTATCTCGCCATCGAGGCGGACGGCCGCGCCGTGCTCACGGTCGAGGGCCTGGCCGAGGGCGACCAGCTGCATCCGCTCCAGCGGGCGTTCGTCGAGCGCGGGGCCGTGCAATGCGGATTCTGCACGGCGGGGATGCTGCTGACGGCCAAGGCCCTGCTCGACGAGGCGCCGGCCCCCAGCCGGGAAGACGTCGTCCATCACCTGCGCGGCAGCCTCTGTCGTTGCACCGGCTATCGCAAGATCGTCGAGGCCATTCTGGCCGCCGCCGGCACCCCGGAGACGCCGTGA
- a CDS encoding xanthine dehydrogenase family protein subunit M — translation MTALGRWGKVPSLMLRPFTLHRPRTAVEACELLARLGDDAAPYAGGTELLLLMKEGLARPRHLVDVKRIAGLDAIGEDGAGLVIGATVTHRALERSPLVKTRCPVMAEVARHVANVRVRNVGTVGGNLAFADPHSDLATLFLALDARVELISPHRRRQLPIADFVRGPWETARAPDELLATVRLTPWAGRVAAAYVKFGVYERPTLGIAVALQLEDGGDGGARVADARIAIGCVNPRPARVPGAEARLRGCAVAELEGASGAVAELAAASADPADDLHGSADYKREMVAVFTRRALGAAAARSRGAQPAARYPYAVVA, via the coding sequence GTGACAGCGCTCGGTCGCTGGGGTAAGGTTCCGTCGCTCATGCTGCGCCCGTTCACCCTGCACCGGCCGCGCACGGCGGTCGAGGCGTGCGAGCTGCTGGCCCGGCTCGGCGACGACGCCGCGCCCTATGCCGGGGGCACCGAGCTGCTCCTGCTGATGAAGGAGGGGCTGGCGCGCCCTCGCCACCTGGTGGACGTCAAGCGCATTGCCGGCCTGGACGCCATCGGCGAGGACGGCGCCGGCCTGGTCATCGGCGCCACCGTCACCCACCGAGCCCTCGAGCGCTCCCCGCTCGTGAAGACGCGCTGTCCGGTGATGGCGGAGGTCGCCCGCCACGTGGCCAACGTGCGGGTGCGTAACGTCGGCACGGTGGGCGGCAACCTGGCCTTCGCCGATCCCCACAGCGATCTGGCCACGCTCTTCCTCGCCCTCGATGCCCGCGTCGAGCTGATCTCGCCACACCGGCGCCGCCAGCTGCCGATCGCCGATTTCGTGCGCGGACCGTGGGAGACGGCCCGCGCGCCCGACGAGCTGCTGGCCACCGTGAGGCTGACGCCGTGGGCGGGCAGGGTGGCGGCCGCCTACGTCAAGTTCGGCGTGTACGAGCGGCCCACGCTCGGGATCGCGGTGGCGCTCCAGCTCGAGGACGGTGGCGACGGCGGGGCGCGGGTGGCCGACGCCCGGATCGCCATCGGATGTGTCAACCCGCGCCCCGCCCGCGTGCCCGGCGCCGAGGCCCGGTTGCGCGGCTGCGCGGTGGCGGAGCTGGAAGGCGCGAGCGGGGCGGTGGCCGAGCTGGCGGCGGCGAGCGCGGACCCGGCCGACGATCTCCACGGATCGGCCGACTACAAGCGCGAGATGGTGGCGGTGTTCACGCGGCGGGCGCTGGGGGCGGCCGCGGCCCGGTCGCGGGGCGCCCAGCCGGCGGCGCGCTACCCGTACGCGGTGGTCGCATGA